One window of Branchiostoma lanceolatum isolate klBraLanc5 chromosome 6, klBraLanc5.hap2, whole genome shotgun sequence genomic DNA carries:
- the LOC136436213 gene encoding LON peptidase N-terminal domain and RING finger protein 1-like, whose product MVDLAREAFNAANYELAAEVLEREIAEEGLTQERALGRADALAMQGNFHAAFEAYHLAFKMGKVAHERLNHLVTALVRVFSAKTGVKIQAEGDDKAADFLRDVVMCAVCQGLLFEPVTIPCGHTFCKRCIEKDPTKTCPRCRLRFTEAEYPDCQVLKPTVILCNIFDKWWPDEVKAIRLKWEGNDLFSKKDFSKATEKYTQALNLVPGDAILHSNRSHAYSSNHEWSLALKDALLVCQLRPDWPKGHYRKGMALIGMGRHEEAMSCFLQCLTLDPDVRPAQAELERLLHNLLSPTSELPPLHLGNKLSAPLPQHTPTPSLIHSLAAASLNEASTEESPMVTDEIGGSGLERRGADEAGPSREGNVHMRCVHECPEDERMEEEEESNSDSELEMGRGKGRRKTNSFGNGRLKACASEPVLMEQGCEMGGRKRANSESLPTNSPSKSLGAKEQGKLKEPSPDLLDSEDFECSLCMRLFYNPVTTPCGHSFCRDCLLRCLDHNNKCPLCKFCLKKYLAERRDKVTDTIDNIIKHFLGKDHVKRQAVQEEEVAELARLSEQMPIFVCTVAYPTVPCPLHIFEPRYRLMLRRCLETGTRQFGMCIYSPDGGYMEHGTVLEIRDVSFMPDGRSVVDTVGKSRFKVLERGMRDGYNVAKVEPMEDLRVEGEEKAALEQLNTAVYQEAISWVQSLPANTIDRILQHFGNMPDLEADPQANPDGPAWTWWLLAILPVDQRIQYTILVMNSLKDRLEALRRILSCIRGRQ is encoded by the exons ATGGTGGACCTCGCCCGGGAAGCGTTCAACGCCGCAAACTACGAACTCGCCGCCGAGGTGCTGGAAAGGGAGATCGCCGAGGAAGGGTTGACTCAGGAGCGGGCGCTGGGCAGGGCGGATGCGTTGGCGATGCAGGGCAACTTTCATGCCGCCTTCGAGGCTTACCACCTCGCCTTCAAGATGGGGAAGGTGGCTCACGAGAGGCTGAATCACCTGGTGACGGCTCTAGTTCGCGTCTTCTCGGCGAAGACGGGGGTGAAGATCCAGGCGGAGGGGGACGACAAGGCGGCCGACTTCCTGCGGGACGTGGTGATGTGTGCGGTCTGCCAGGGCCTGCTGTTCGAGCCGGTCACCATCCCGTGCGGACACACTTTCTGTAAACGTTGTATCGAAAAAGATCCGAcaaaaacctgtcccagatgcAGGCTTCGCTTCACAGAAGCAGAATACCCGGACTGCCAAGTTTTAAAACCTACCGTCATCTTGTGCAATATTTTCGACAAGTGGTGGCCAGACGAAGTCAAAGCTATAAGACTCAAATGGGAAGGAAACGACTTGTTCTCCAAAAAGGATTTTTCCAAAGCTACGGAGAAGTACACACAAGCGCTGAATTTAG TTCCTGGTGATGCTATCCTGCACAGCAATCGCTCGCACGCCTACTCCAGCAACCATGAATGGTCCCTGGCCCTAAAGGATGCCCTCTTGGTGTGCCAACTAAGACCAGATTGGCCCAAG GGTCACTATAGAAAAGGCATGGCGCTGATCGGAATGGGCAGACATGAAGAGGCCATGTCGTGCTTCCTGCAGTGCCTGACTCTGGACCCCGATGTTAGACCTGCACAAGCAGAGTTAGAAAGG CTCCTCCACAACCTCCTGTCCCCCACCAGCGAGCTGCCCCCCCTCCACCTGGGCAACAAGCTGTCAGCCCCCCTACCCCAGCACACCCCCACGCCTTCTCTCATCCATTCCCTGGCTGCAGCCTCTCTCAACGAGGCATCGACCGAGGAGAGCCCGATGGTCACTGATGAAATCGGAGGGAGCGGCCTAGAAAGGAGAGGAGCTGATGAGGCTGGACCAAGCAGAGAAGGGAATGTGCACATGAGATGTGTCCACG aatgtCCTGAGGATGAGAGGatggaagaagaggaggagtcCAATAGTGACAGTGAACTGGAGATGGGGAGAGGCAAGggcagaagaaaaacaaacagtttCGGCAATGGCAGGTTGAAAG CGTGTGCCTCAGAACCTGTTCTGATGGAACAAGGGTGTGAAATGGGTGGCAGGAAACGAGCCAACTCTGAAAGCTTGCCAACTAACAGCCCATCAAAGTCTCTAG GTGCCAAAGAACAAGGCAAGCTAAAGGAACCATCCCCTGATCTTCTTGATTCTGAGGACTTCGAATGTAGTCTTTGTATGAG GCTGTTCTACAATCCAGTCACTACCCCCTGTGGGCACTCCTTCTGCCGAGACTGCCTGCTGCGATGTCTGGACCACAACAACAAGTGCCCGCTGTGCAAGTTCTGTCTCAAGAAA TACCTGGCAGAAAGGAGAGACAAGGTGACTGACACCATCGATAACATCATCAAACATTTCCTGGGCAAGGATCATGTCAAGAGGCAAGCTGTACAGGAAGAGGAGGTGGCTGAACTGGCCAG GCTGTCGGAGCAGATGCCCATCTTCGTCTGCACGGTGGCGTATCCCACAGTGCCCTGCCCTCTGCACATCTTCGAGCCTCGCTACCGCCTGATGCTGCGCCGCTGCCTGGAGACGGGAACGCGCCAGTTCGGGATGTGCATCTACTCCCCTGATGGAGG GTACATGGAACATGGTACAGTCCTAGAAATCCGTGACGTCAGCTTCATGCCCGACGGGCGGTCCGTGGTCGACACGGTTGGGAAGAGCCGCTTCAAGGTGCTGGAGCGCGGCATGCGGGACGGGTACAACGTCGCCAAGGTGGAGCCCATGGAGGACCTGCGCGTGGAGGGCGAGGAGAAGGCAGCACTCGAGCAGCTCAACACCGCCGTGTACCAAGAGGCCATCAGCTGGGTGCAGAGCCTCCCCGCCAACACCATCGACCGGATCCTGCAGCACTTCGGCAACATGCCTGACCTGGAGGCCGACCCGCAGGCGAACCCGGACGGCCCGGCCTGGACGTGGTGGCTGCTGGCCATCCTGCCGGTGGACCAGCGTATCCAGTACACCATCCTCGTCATGAACTCGCTCAAGGACAGGCTGGAGGCCCTGAGGCGCATCCTGTCCTGCATCCGCGGGAGACAATGA